The following proteins come from a genomic window of Streptococcus oralis:
- the rpsH gene encoding 30S ribosomal protein S8, which translates to MVMTDPIADFLTRIRNANQAKHEVLEVPASNIKKGIAEILKREGFVKNVEIIEDDKQGIIRVFLKYGPNGEKVITNLKRVSKPGLRVYKKREDLPKVLNGLGIAILSTSEGLLTDKEARQKNVGGEVIAYVW; encoded by the coding sequence ATGGTTATGACTGACCCAATCGCAGACTTCCTAACTCGTATTCGTAACGCTAACCAAGCGAAACACGAAGTACTTGAAGTACCTGCATCAAACATCAAAAAAGGGATTGCTGAAATCCTTAAACGCGAAGGTTTTGTTAAGAACGTAGAAATCATCGAAGATGACAAACAAGGCATCATCCGTGTATTCCTTAAATACGGACCAAACGGTGAAAAAGTTATCACTAACTTGAAACGCGTTTCTAAACCAGGACTTCGTGTCTACAAAAAACGTGAAGATCTTCCAAAAGTACTTAACGGACTTGGAATTGCTATCCTTTCAACTTCTGAAGGTTTGCTTACTGATAAAGAAGCACGCCAAAAGAATGTTGGTGGGGAAGTTATCGCTTACGTTTGGTAA
- a CDS encoding type Z 30S ribosomal protein S14 — MAKKSMIAKNKRPAKFSTQAYTRCEKCGRPHSVYRKFKLCRVCFRELAYKGQIPGVTKASW, encoded by the coding sequence ATGGCTAAAAAATCAATGATTGCTAAGAACAAACGTCCAGCGAAGTTCTCTACTCAAGCTTATACTCGTTGTGAAAAATGTGGTCGTCCACATTCAGTTTACCGCAAATTTAAACTTTGCCGTGTTTGCTTCCGTGAATTAGCTTACAAAGGACAAATTCCTGGTGTAACAAAAGCATCTTGGTAA
- the rplE gene encoding 50S ribosomal protein L5, with product MANRLKEKYLNEVVPALTEQFNYSSVMAVPKVDKIVLNMGVGEAVSNAKSLEKAAEELALISGQKPLITKAKKSIAGFRLREGVAIGAKVTLRGERMYEFLDKLVSVSLPRVRDFHGVPTKSFDGRGNYTLGVKEQLIFPEINFDDVDKTRGLDIVIVTTANTDEESRALLTGLGMPFAK from the coding sequence ATGGCAAATCGTTTAAAAGAAAAATATCTTAATGAAGTAGTTCCTGCTTTGACAGAACAATTCAACTACTCATCAGTGATGGCTGTGCCTAAAGTAGATAAGATCGTTTTGAACATGGGTGTTGGTGAAGCTGTATCAAATGCTAAAAGCCTTGAAAAAGCTGCTGAAGAATTGGCACTTATCTCAGGTCAAAAACCACTTATCACTAAAGCTAAAAAATCAATCGCCGGCTTCCGTCTTCGTGAAGGTGTTGCGATCGGTGCAAAAGTTACCCTTCGTGGTGAACGTATGTACGAATTCTTGGATAAATTGGTTTCAGTTTCACTTCCACGTGTACGTGACTTCCACGGTGTTCCAACAAAATCATTTGATGGACGCGGAAACTACACACTTGGTGTGAAAGAACAATTGATTTTCCCAGAAATCAACTTTGATGACGTTGACAAAACTCGCGGTCTTGACATCGTTATCGTAACAACTGCTAACACTGACGAAGAGTCACGTGCATTGCTTACAGGCCTTGGAATGCCTTTTGCAAAATAA
- the rplX gene encoding 50S ribosomal protein L24: MFVKKGDKVRVIAGKDKGTEAVVLTALPKVNKVIVEGVNIVKKHQRPTNELPQGGIIEKEAAIHVSNVQVLDKNGVAGRVGYKFVDGKKVRYNKKSGKVLD, encoded by the coding sequence ATGTTTGTAAAAAAAGGCGACAAAGTTCGCGTAATCGCTGGTAAAGATAAGGGAACAGAAGCTGTTGTCCTTACTGCCCTTCCAAAAGTAAACAAAGTTATCGTTGAAGGTGTGAACATCGTTAAGAAACACCAACGTCCAACTAACGAACTTCCTCAAGGTGGTATCATCGAGAAAGAAGCAGCTATCCACGTATCAAACGTTCAAGTATTGGACAAAAACGGTGTAGCTGGTCGTGTTGGTTACAAATTTGTAGACGGTAAAAAAGTTCGCTACAACAAAAAATCAGGCAAAGTGCTTGATTAA
- the rplN gene encoding 50S ribosomal protein L14: MIQTETRLKVADNSGAREILTIKVLGGSKRKFANIGDVIVASVKQATPGGAVKKGDVVKAVIVRTKSGARRADGSYIKFDENAAVIIREDKTPRGTRIFGPVARELREGGFMKIVSLAPEVL, translated from the coding sequence ATGATTCAAACAGAAACTCGTTTGAAAGTCGCAGACAACAGCGGTGCACGTGAAATCTTGACTATCAAAGTTCTTGGTGGTTCTAAACGTAAATTTGCGAACATCGGTGATGTCATTGTGGCATCTGTAAAACAAGCTACTCCTGGTGGTGCGGTTAAAAAAGGTGACGTTGTAAAAGCTGTTATCGTTCGTACTAAATCAGGTGCTCGTCGTGCTGATGGTTCATACATCAAGTTTGACGAAAACGCAGCAGTTATCATCCGTGAAGACAAAACTCCTCGCGGAACACGTATCTTTGGCCCAGTTGCACGTGAATTGCGTGAAGGTGGCTTCATGAAGATCGTGTCACTTGCTCCAGAAGTACTTTAA
- the rpsQ gene encoding 30S ribosomal protein S17, with the protein MERNNRKVLVGRVVSDKMDKTITVVVETKRNHPVYGKRINYSKKYKAHDENNVAKEGDIVRIMETRPLSATKRFRLVEVVEEAVII; encoded by the coding sequence ATGGAACGCAATAATCGTAAAGTTCTTGTTGGACGTGTTGTATCTGACAAAATGGACAAGACAATCACAGTTGTAGTTGAAACAAAACGTAACCACCCAGTCTATGGTAAACGTATTAACTACTCTAAAAAATACAAAGCACATGATGAAAACAATGTTGCCAAAGAAGGCGATATCGTACGTATCATGGAAACTCGTCCGCTTTCAGCTACAAAACGTTTCCGTCTTGTAGAAGTTGTTGAAGAAGCGGTCATCATCTAA
- the rpmC gene encoding 50S ribosomal protein L29, with amino-acid sequence MKLNEVKEFVKELRGLSQEELAKRENELKKELFELRFQAATGQLEQTARLKEVKKQIARIKTVQSEAK; translated from the coding sequence ATGAAACTTAATGAAGTAAAAGAATTTGTTAAAGAACTTCGTGGTCTTTCTCAAGAAGAACTCGCGAAGCGCGAAAACGAATTGAAAAAAGAATTGTTTGAACTTCGTTTCCAAGCTGCTACTGGTCAATTGGAACAAACAGCTCGCTTGAAAGAAGTTAAAAAACAAATCGCTCGTATCAAAACAGTTCAATCTGAAGCGAAATAA
- the rplP gene encoding 50S ribosomal protein L16, with amino-acid sequence MLVPKRVKHRREFRGKMRGEAKGGKEVAFGEYGLQATTSHWITNRQIEAARIAMTRYMKRGGKVWIKIFPHKSYTAKAIGVRMGSGKGAPEGWVAPVKRGKVMFEVAGVSEEIAREALRLASHKLPVKCKFVKREAE; translated from the coding sequence ATGTTAGTACCTAAACGTGTTAAACACCGTCGTGAATTCCGTGGAAAAATGCGCGGTGAAGCAAAAGGTGGAAAAGAAGTAGCATTCGGTGAATACGGTCTTCAAGCTACAACTAGCCACTGGATCACTAACCGCCAAATCGAAGCTGCTCGTATCGCCATGACTCGTTACATGAAACGTGGTGGTAAAGTTTGGATTAAAATCTTCCCACACAAATCATACACTGCTAAAGCTATCGGTGTGCGTATGGGATCTGGTAAAGGGGCACCTGAAGGTTGGGTAGCACCAGTTAAACGTGGTAAAGTGATGTTTGAAGTTGCTGGTGTATCTGAAGAGATCGCTCGCGAAGCGCTTCGTCTTGCTAGCCACAAATTGCCAGTTAAATGTAAATTCGTAAAACGTGAAGCAGAATAA
- the rpsC gene encoding 30S ribosomal protein S3 translates to MGQKVHPIGMRVGIIRDWDAKWYAEKEYADYLHEDLAIRKFVQKELADAAVSTIEIERAVNKVNVSLHTAKPGMVIGKGGANVDALRAKLNKLTGKQVHINIIEIKQPDLDAHLVGEGIARQLEQRVAFRRAQKQAIQRAMRAGAKGIKTQVSGRLNGADIARAEGYSEGTVPLHTLRADIDYAWEEADTTYGKLGVKVWIYRGEVLPARKNTKGGK, encoded by the coding sequence GTGGGTCAAAAAGTACATCCAATTGGTATGCGTGTCGGCATCATCCGTGATTGGGATGCCAAATGGTATGCTGAAAAAGAATACGCGGATTACCTTCATGAAGATCTTGCAATCCGTAAATTCGTTCAAAAAGAACTTGCTGACGCAGCAGTTTCAACTATCGAAATCGAACGCGCAGTGAACAAAGTTAACGTTTCACTTCACACTGCTAAACCAGGTATGGTTATCGGTAAAGGTGGCGCTAACGTTGATGCACTCCGTGCAAAACTTAACAAATTGACTGGAAAACAAGTGCACATCAACATCATCGAAATCAAACAACCTGATTTGGATGCTCACCTTGTAGGTGAAGGAATTGCTCGTCAATTGGAGCAACGTGTTGCTTTCCGTCGTGCACAAAAACAAGCAATCCAACGTGCAATGCGTGCTGGAGCTAAAGGAATCAAAACTCAAGTATCAGGTCGTTTGAACGGTGCAGATATCGCCCGTGCTGAAGGATACTCTGAAGGAACTGTTCCACTTCACACACTTCGTGCAGATATCGATTACGCTTGGGAAGAAGCAGATACTACATACGGTAAACTTGGTGTTAAAGTATGGATCTACCGTGGTGAAGTTCTTCCAGCTCGTAAAAACACTAAAGGAGGTAAATAA
- the rplV gene encoding 50S ribosomal protein L22 gives MAEITSAKAMARTVRVSPRKSRLVLDNIRGKSVADAIAILTFTPNKAAEIILKVLNSAVANAENNFGLDKANLVVSEAFANEGPTMKRFRPRAKGSASPINKRTAHITVAVAEK, from the coding sequence ATGGCAGAAATTACTTCAGCTAAAGCAATGGCTCGTACAGTACGTGTTTCACCTCGTAAATCACGTCTTGTTCTTGACAACATCCGTGGTAAAAGCGTAGCCGATGCTATTGCAATCTTGACATTCACACCAAACAAAGCTGCTGAAATCATCTTGAAAGTTTTGAATTCAGCTGTAGCTAACGCTGAAAATAACTTTGGTTTGGACAAAGCTAACTTGGTAGTATCTGAAGCATTCGCAAACGAAGGACCAACTATGAAACGTTTCCGTCCACGTGCGAAAGGTTCAGCTTCACCAATCAACAAACGTACAGCTCACATCACTGTAGCTGTTGCAGAAAAATAA
- the rpsS gene encoding 30S ribosomal protein S19 translates to MGRSLKKGPFVDEHLMKKVEAQANDEKKKVIKTWSRRSTIFPSFIGYTIAVYDGRKHVPVYIQEDMVGHKLGEFAPTRTYKGHAADDKKTRRK, encoded by the coding sequence ATGGGACGCAGTCTTAAAAAAGGACCTTTCGTCGATGAGCATTTGATGAAAAAAGTTGAAGCTCAAGCTAACGACGAAAAGAAAAAAGTTATCAAAACTTGGTCACGTCGTTCAACGATCTTCCCAAGTTTTATTGGTTACACTATTGCAGTTTATGACGGACGTAAACACGTACCTGTTTACATCCAAGAAGACATGGTAGGTCACAAACTTGGTGAATTTGCACCAACTCGTACTTACAAAGGTCACGCTGCAGACGACAAGAAAACACGTAGAAAATAA
- the rplB gene encoding 50S ribosomal protein L2, translated as MGIRVYKPTTNGRRNMTSLDFAEITTSTPEKSLLVALKSKAGRNNNGRITVRHQGGGHKRFYRLVDFKRNKDNVEAVVKTIEYDPNRSANIALVHYTDGVKAYIIAPKGLEVGQRIVSGPEADIKVGNALPLANIPVGTLIHNIELKPGRGGELVRAAGASAQVLGQEGKYVLVRLQSGEVRMILGTCRATVGVVGNEQHGLVNLGKAGRSRWKGIRPTVRGSVMNPNDHPHGGGEGKAPVGRKAPSTPWGKPALGLKTRNKKAKSDKLIVRRRNEK; from the coding sequence GTGGGAATTCGTGTTTATAAACCAACAACAAACGGTCGCCGTAATATGACTTCTTTGGATTTCGCTGAAATCACAACAAGCACTCCTGAAAAATCATTGCTTGTTGCATTGAAGAGCAAGGCTGGTCGTAACAACAACGGTCGTATCACAGTTCGTCACCAAGGTGGTGGACACAAACGTTTCTACCGTTTGGTTGACTTCAAACGTAACAAAGACAACGTTGAAGCAGTTGTTAAAACAATCGAGTACGATCCAAACCGTTCTGCAAACATCGCTCTTGTACACTACACTGACGGTGTGAAAGCATACATCATCGCTCCAAAAGGTCTTGAAGTTGGTCAACGCATCGTTTCAGGTCCAGAAGCAGATATCAAAGTCGGAAACGCACTTCCACTTGCTAACATCCCAGTTGGTACTTTGATCCACAACATCGAGTTGAAACCAGGTCGTGGTGGAGAATTGGTACGTGCAGCTGGAGCTTCTGCTCAAGTATTGGGTCAAGAAGGTAAATACGTTCTTGTTCGTCTTCAATCTGGTGAAGTTCGTATGATTCTTGGAACTTGTCGTGCTACAGTTGGTGTTGTCGGAAACGAACAACATGGACTTGTAAACCTTGGTAAAGCAGGACGTAGCCGTTGGAAAGGTATCCGCCCAACAGTTCGTGGTTCTGTAATGAACCCTAACGATCACCCACACGGTGGTGGTGAAGGTAAAGCACCAGTTGGTCGTAAAGCACCATCTACTCCATGGGGCAAACCTGCTCTTGGTCTTAAAACTCGTAACAAGAAAGCGAAATCTGACAAACTTATCGTTCGTCGTCGCAACGAGAAATAA
- a CDS encoding 50S ribosomal protein L23 translates to MNLYDVIKKPVITESSMAQLEAGKYVFEVDTRAHKLLIKQAVEAAFEGVKVANVNTINVKPKAKRVGRYTGFTNKTKKAIITLTADSKAIELFAAEAE, encoded by the coding sequence ATGAATTTGTATGATGTTATCAAAAAACCTGTCATCACTGAAAGCTCAATGGCTCAACTTGAAGCAGGGAAATATGTATTTGAAGTTGACACTCGTGCACACAAACTTTTGATCAAGCAAGCTGTTGAAGCTGCTTTCGAAGGTGTTAAAGTTGCAAATGTTAACACAATCAACGTAAAACCAAAAGCAAAACGTGTTGGACGTTACACTGGTTTTACTAACAAAACTAAAAAAGCTATCATCACACTTACAGCTGATTCAAAAGCAATCGAGTTGTTTGCTGCTGAAGCTGAATAA
- the rplD gene encoding 50S ribosomal protein L4, with the protein MANVTLFDQTGKEAGQVVLNDAVFGIEPNESVVFDVIISQRASLRQGTHAVKNRSAVSGGGRKPWRQKGTGRARQGSIRSPQWRGGGVVFGPTPRSYGYKLPQKVRRLALKSVYSEKVAENKFVAVDALSFTAPKTAEFAKVLAALSIDSKVLVILEEGNEFAALSARNLPNVKVATATTASVLDIANSDKLLVTQAAISKIEEVLA; encoded by the coding sequence ATGGCAAACGTAACATTATTTGACCAAACTGGTAAAGAAGCTGGCCAAGTTGTTCTTAACGATGCAGTATTTGGTATCGAACCAAATGAATCAGTTGTGTTTGATGTGATCATCAGCCAACGCGCAAGCCTTCGTCAAGGAACACACGCTGTTAAAAACCGCTCTGCAGTATCAGGTGGTGGACGCAAACCATGGCGTCAAAAAGGAACTGGACGTGCTCGTCAAGGTTCTATTCGCTCACCACAATGGCGTGGTGGTGGTGTTGTCTTCGGACCAACTCCACGTTCATACGGCTACAAACTTCCACAAAAAGTTCGTCGCCTAGCTCTTAAATCAGTTTACTCTGAAAAAGTTGCTGAAAACAAATTCGTAGCTGTAGACGCTCTTTCATTTACAGCTCCAAAGACTGCTGAATTTGCAAAAGTTCTTGCAGCATTGAGCATCGATTCAAAAGTTCTTGTTATCCTTGAAGAAGGAAATGAATTCGCAGCTCTTTCAGCTCGTAACCTTCCAAACGTGAAAGTTGCAACTGCTACAACTGCAAGTGTTCTTGACATCGCAAATAGCGACAAACTTCTTGTCACACAAGCAGCTATCTCTAAAATCGAGGAGGTTCTTGCATAA
- the rplC gene encoding 50S ribosomal protein L3: MTKGILGKKVGMTQIFTEAGELIPVTVIEATPNVVLQVKTVETDGYNAIQVGFDDKREVLSNKPAKGHVAKANTAPKRFIREFKNVEGLEVGAEITVETFAAGDVVDVTGTSKGKGFQGVIKRHGQSRGPMAHGSRYHRRPGSMGPVAPNRVFKGKNLAGRMGGDRVTIQNLEVVQVVPEKNVILIKGNVPGAKKSLITIKSAVKAGK; this comes from the coding sequence ATGACAAAAGGAATCTTAGGGAAAAAAGTGGGAATGACTCAAATCTTCACTGAAGCTGGCGAATTGATCCCTGTAACAGTTATTGAAGCAACTCCAAACGTTGTTCTTCAAGTTAAAACTGTTGAAACAGACGGATACAACGCTATCCAAGTTGGTTTCGATGACAAACGCGAAGTATTGAGCAACAAACCTGCTAAAGGACATGTAGCGAAAGCTAACACGGCTCCTAAGCGCTTCATTCGTGAATTCAAAAACGTTGAAGGCTTGGAAGTTGGTGCTGAAATCACAGTTGAAACATTCGCAGCTGGAGACGTTGTTGACGTAACTGGTACTTCTAAAGGTAAAGGTTTCCAAGGTGTTATCAAACGCCACGGACAATCACGTGGACCAATGGCTCACGGTTCTCGTTACCACCGTCGTCCAGGTTCTATGGGACCTGTTGCACCTAACCGCGTATTCAAAGGTAAAAACCTTGCAGGACGTATGGGTGGCGATCGCGTAACAATTCAAAACCTTGAAGTTGTACAAGTTGTTCCAGAAAAGAACGTTATCCTTATCAAAGGTAACGTACCAGGTGCTAAGAAATCTCTTATCACTATCAAATCAGCAGTTAAAGCTGGTAAATAA
- the rpsJ gene encoding 30S ribosomal protein S10, producing MANKKIRIRLKAYEHRTLDTAAAKIVESATRTGAQVAGPIPLPTERSLYTIIRATHKYKDSREQFEMRTHKRLIDIVNPTQKTVDALMKLDLPSGVNVEIKL from the coding sequence ATGGCAAACAAAAAAATCCGTATCCGTTTGAAAGCTTACGAACACCGTACGCTTGACACAGCGGCTGCTAAAATCGTAGAATCAGCTACTCGTACAGGTGCACAAGTTGCGGGTCCAATCCCACTTCCAACTGAACGTAGCCTCTACACAATCATTCGTGCGACTCACAAATACAAAGACTCTCGCGAACAATTCGAAATGCGTACACACAAACGTTTGATCGATATCGTTAACCCAACTCAAAAAACAGTTGACGCCTTGATGAAATTGGATCTTCCAAGTGGTGTAAACGTAGAAATCAAACTTTAA
- a CDS encoding uridine kinase: MKKKDLIDQLVSEIETGKVKTLGIYGHGASGKSTFAQELYQALDSTRVNLLETDPYITSERHLVIPKQAPDQKVTACLPVAHELASLQRDILALQAGMDVLTIDEPWKASEILSGAKPILIVEGMSVGFLPKELFDKTICFYTDEETELERRLARDTIMRNRDASFVLASHQMRREQYQRYYRENESKADILVDQSQDKFKVKMTRII, from the coding sequence ATGAAGAAAAAAGACTTAATAGACCAACTGGTCTCAGAGATCGAAACGGGAAAAGTCAAAACGCTGGGGATCTACGGTCACGGTGCATCAGGTAAGTCTACCTTCGCTCAGGAATTATATCAAGCCCTAGATTCTACTAGAGTAAATTTGCTAGAAACAGATCCCTATATCACTTCAGAACGTCACCTGGTAATACCAAAGCAAGCACCTGATCAAAAGGTGACAGCTTGTCTGCCAGTGGCGCATGAACTGGCAAGTTTGCAGAGAGATATTCTCGCCTTGCAGGCAGGTATGGATGTCTTAACAATCGATGAACCTTGGAAGGCTAGCGAGATCTTATCTGGAGCCAAACCGATTCTGATTGTTGAAGGGATGTCTGTGGGCTTTCTACCCAAGGAACTCTTTGACAAAACTATCTGTTTCTACACGGATGAGGAGACGGAATTAGAGAGGCGTCTAGCTCGAGACACGATTATGAGAAATCGCGATGCTTCCTTTGTACTAGCTAGCCATCAAATGAGACGGGAGCAGTATCAGCGATACTATAGAGAAAACGAGTCTAAAGCAGATATCTTAGTGGATCAATCACAAGATAAATTCAAAGTCAAAATGACTCGAATTATATAG
- the nrdG gene encoding anaerobic ribonucleoside-triphosphate reductase activating protein: MTWNTPKPGEWKSEELSKGRIIDYKAFNFVDGEGVRNSLYVSGCMFHCEGCYNVATWSFNAGIPYTAELEEQIMVDLAQPYVQGLTLLGGEPFLNTGILLPLVKRIRKELPDKDIWSWTGYTWEEMMLETSDKLELLSLIDILVDGRYDKSKRNLMLQFRGSSNQRIIDVQKSLKSGQVVIWDKLNDGKESYEQVKRE; the protein is encoded by the coding sequence ATGACATGGAATACACCAAAACCAGGTGAATGGAAAAGTGAAGAACTCAGTAAAGGGCGGATTATTGATTACAAGGCCTTTAACTTTGTCGATGGAGAAGGTGTGCGAAACTCTCTCTATGTATCAGGTTGCATGTTTCACTGCGAGGGGTGCTATAATGTTGCGACTTGGTCTTTCAATGCGGGTATTCCTTATACAGCAGAGTTAGAAGAACAGATCATGGTAGACCTTGCCCAGCCCTATGTTCAAGGATTGACCTTGCTGGGAGGAGAACCTTTTCTTAATACGGGCATTCTCTTACCTCTCGTTAAACGCATTCGGAAGGAATTGCCAGATAAAGACATCTGGTCATGGACGGGCTACACTTGGGAAGAAATGATGCTGGAGACTTCAGACAAATTGGAACTCTTGTCGCTGATTGATATCCTTGTCGATGGACGGTATGATAAAAGCAAGCGCAATCTCATGCTCCAGTTTCGAGGTTCCTCTAATCAACGAATTATCGATGTGCAAAAATCCCTCAAAAGTGGGCAAGTGGTGATTTGGGACAAGCTTAATGACGGAAAAGAAAGCTATGAACAGGTGAAGAGAGAATGA
- a CDS encoding GNAT family N-acetyltransferase: MELRRPCLEDKEAILEMMAEFEQTQSAHDGGFWDAENFVYEEWLKNNQDHEMGINLPEGWVPDIQLVAFSIDGQAVGFLNIRLCLNDFLLEEGGHIGYSIRPSERGKGYAKEALRQGLQVAKEKNIKKALVTCSTENPASRAVIVANGGVLEDVRNGIERYWIDLE, translated from the coding sequence ATGGAATTACGTAGACCATGTTTGGAAGATAAAGAAGCGATTTTAGAGATGATGGCGGAGTTTGAACAGACTCAATCAGCCCACGATGGCGGATTTTGGGATGCTGAGAATTTTGTTTATGAAGAGTGGTTAAAAAACAATCAGGATCATGAAATGGGGATTAATTTGCCTGAAGGGTGGGTGCCTGATATTCAGTTAGTCGCTTTTTCGATAGATGGTCAAGCTGTAGGATTTCTCAATATCCGCTTGTGCCTCAATGACTTCTTATTGGAAGAAGGTGGGCATATTGGCTACTCCATCCGCCCTTCTGAAAGAGGCAAAGGTTATGCCAAAGAAGCCCTCAGACAAGGCCTGCAAGTTGCCAAGGAAAAGAACATCAAAAAAGCACTTGTGACCTGTAGTACGGAAAATCCTGCTAGTAGGGCGGTGATTGTGGCAAACGGCGGGGTGCTTGAGGATGTTCGCAATGGCATAGAACGTTACTGGATAGATTTGGAGTAG